In Luteitalea sp. TBR-22, one genomic interval encodes:
- the purF gene encoding amidophosphoribosyltransferase, with protein sequence MVDELKEECGVFGIFGHSEAANLTYLGLYALQHRGQESAGIAAADGHHVTVARGMGYVADIFDDRTLSGLSGQSAIGHTRYSTAGESRLANAQPFLIDCVHGQMSVCHNGNLVNAGEIRRDLVSKGSIFQTSSDTEVVLHLYARSSAASPEAAAIESLAQVQGAYSILMMAPDRLIAARDPHGFRPLALGRLGEAWIACSETCALDLIGATYVRDVEPGEVVVITASGLTSHKPFPPAQRSHCVFEHVYFARPDSYVFGRSVNEARTAMGRRLAEESMVEADVVVPIPDSGVCAAIGFSEMSGIPMRMGLIRNHYVGRTFIQPQQSIRHFGVRVKLNPVRSILEGKRVVLVDDSIVRGTTSRKIVRMVKAAGAREVHMRISCPPTISPCFYGVDTPRRSELIAATHTLEEIRTYLDADSLAYLSLDGLLHSVTPDRGHYCTSCYTGTYPIEFPKDQDAYLQLALKLDKPNLMLEEQV encoded by the coding sequence CTGGTGGACGAGCTCAAGGAAGAATGCGGCGTCTTCGGCATCTTCGGTCACTCCGAGGCGGCCAACCTGACGTATCTGGGGCTGTACGCCCTGCAGCACCGCGGCCAGGAGAGCGCCGGCATCGCCGCCGCCGACGGGCATCACGTGACGGTCGCCCGCGGCATGGGCTACGTGGCCGACATCTTCGACGACCGGACGCTCTCGGGCCTGTCGGGACAGAGCGCGATCGGCCACACGCGCTACTCGACGGCCGGTGAGAGCCGCCTGGCCAACGCGCAGCCGTTCCTGATCGACTGCGTGCACGGCCAGATGTCGGTCTGCCACAACGGCAACCTCGTCAACGCCGGCGAGATCCGCCGCGATCTGGTGTCGAAGGGCTCGATCTTCCAGACCTCGAGCGACACCGAGGTCGTGCTCCACCTCTACGCCCGCTCGAGCGCCGCCTCGCCCGAAGCAGCCGCCATCGAGTCGCTGGCGCAGGTGCAGGGCGCCTACTCCATCCTGATGATGGCGCCCGACCGCCTGATCGCGGCGCGCGACCCGCACGGCTTCCGCCCGCTCGCCCTCGGCCGGCTCGGCGAGGCGTGGATCGCCTGTTCGGAGACGTGCGCGCTCGACCTGATCGGCGCCACCTACGTGCGCGACGTCGAGCCCGGCGAGGTCGTGGTGATCACGGCCAGCGGGCTGACCTCGCACAAGCCCTTCCCGCCGGCGCAGCGGTCGCACTGCGTGTTCGAGCACGTGTACTTCGCGCGTCCCGACAGCTACGTGTTCGGCCGCAGCGTCAACGAGGCCCGCACGGCGATGGGCCGCCGGCTCGCCGAGGAGTCGATGGTCGAGGCCGACGTGGTCGTGCCCATTCCCGACTCCGGCGTGTGCGCCGCCATCGGGTTCTCCGAGATGTCGGGCATCCCGATGCGGATGGGCCTCATCAGGAACCACTACGTCGGCCGCACGTTCATCCAGCCGCAGCAGTCGATCCGCCACTTCGGGGTGCGCGTGAAGCTCAATCCGGTGCGCAGCATCCTCGAGGGCAAGCGCGTGGTGCTGGTCGACGACTCGATCGTGCGCGGCACGACGAGCCGGAAGATCGTGCGGATGGTGAAGGCAGCGGGCGCCAGGGAAGTGCACATGCGCATCAGCTGTCCGCCGACCATCTCGCCGTGCTTCTATGGCGTCGACACGCCGCGGCGGTCCGAGCTGATCGCCGCGACACACACGCTCGAGGAGATCCGCACCTACCTCGACGCCGACTCCCTCGCCTACCTGAGCCTCGACGGGCTGCTGCATTCGGTGACCCCCGATCGGGGCCACTACTGCACGTCGTGCTACACGGGCACGTACCCGATCGAGTTCCCCAAGGATCAGGACGCGTACCTGCAACTCGCGCTGAAGCTCGACAAGCCGAACCTCATGCTGGAGGAGCAGGTCTAG
- a CDS encoding HEAT repeat domain-containing protein — translation MAARSSRLARWTLAALLACAVPVVVRAQAPAAPKPPAAPAPRAAAAPLTLPQAIDRLGKLDYKTRVEASSALRRAPAATVVPLLTEAARRHADGYVRFRALVLLSGFNDPASAPVFLEALDDENDRLREVAYAWVEDHPQPALVPRLLAALDREQADFVRPALVRALAAHGSDPKVQTVLKREVMRGVDFFRSAVIEALGAHKATWAFDELTRIAQLDGPLQDDAVRAIGLLGDKRGLTTLAAVQRAASRELQPTIAAAICGLGSNCDGHARFIRESLDYAAHNLGYQELARSAATALADLSALGRAEALPALFELGMPANDPVRAPIALATGQAVMRQPGQLIALVPSLPRQEATLLLRDAFDMLEEDYAEERFFAAVRRQYWAAAADAPERSAAQVLITALEF, via the coding sequence ATGGCGGCCCGCAGCTCGCGCCTCGCCCGGTGGACCCTCGCCGCGCTGCTCGCGTGCGCGGTGCCGGTCGTCGTGCGCGCCCAGGCGCCCGCTGCACCGAAGCCGCCGGCGGCGCCGGCCCCAAGGGCTGCCGCGGCGCCCCTGACGCTGCCGCAGGCCATCGATCGCCTCGGCAAGCTCGATTACAAGACCCGCGTCGAGGCCTCGTCGGCGCTGCGGCGGGCGCCGGCCGCGACGGTGGTCCCGCTGCTCACCGAGGCCGCCCGCCGGCACGCCGACGGCTACGTGCGCTTCCGCGCGTTGGTCCTGTTGTCGGGCTTCAACGACCCGGCGTCGGCGCCGGTGTTCCTCGAGGCGCTCGACGACGAGAACGATCGGTTGCGCGAGGTGGCGTACGCGTGGGTGGAGGATCACCCACAGCCTGCCCTGGTGCCGCGCCTGCTGGCGGCGCTCGATCGCGAGCAGGCCGACTTCGTGCGCCCGGCGCTCGTCCGCGCCCTGGCCGCGCACGGCAGCGACCCGAAGGTCCAGACGGTGCTGAAGCGCGAGGTGATGCGCGGCGTCGACTTCTTCCGCTCCGCCGTCATCGAGGCGCTCGGCGCCCACAAGGCCACATGGGCCTTCGACGAACTGACCAGGATCGCGCAACTCGACGGCCCGTTGCAGGACGACGCGGTGCGGGCCATCGGGCTGCTGGGCGACAAGCGCGGATTGACGACGCTCGCGGCAGTGCAGCGCGCCGCATCCCGCGAACTGCAGCCGACCATCGCCGCGGCGATCTGCGGCCTGGGCAGCAACTGCGACGGGCACGCCCGCTTCATCCGTGAGTCGCTGGACTACGCGGCCCACAACCTCGGTTACCAGGAACTGGCGCGCTCGGCCGCGACGGCGCTGGCCGACCTGTCGGCGCTCGGGCGCGCCGAGGCGCTGCCGGCGCTCTTCGAGCTCGGCATGCCTGCCAACGATCCGGTGCGGGCGCCGATTGCGCTGGCCACCGGGCAGGCGGTGATGCGGCAGCCCGGACAGCTCATCGCCCTCGTCCCGTCGTTGCCGCGGCAGGAGGCGACGCTGCTCCTGCGCGACGCCTTCGATATGCTCGAAGAGGATTACGCCGAGGAGCGCTTCTTCGCCGCCGTGCGGCGCCAGTACTGGGCGGCGGCGGCCGACGCACCCGAACGCAGCGCCGCGCAGGTGCTGATCACCGCGCTGGAGTTCTGA
- the purM gene encoding phosphoribosylformylglycinamidine cyclo-ligase → MDYKSSGVDIDAGHEVVRRIRGLAKGTFTPGVLSDIGSFGGLFHLQAAGGTDPVLVASADGVGTKLKVAFMMNRHTTIGEDLVNHCVNDILVQGARPLFFLDYLATGTLTPDVAVDIVDGLARACRANGCALLGGETAEMPGFYANREYDLAGFIVGMVERGQVLTGERIRVGDALIGLPSSGLHTNGYSLARRIVFDTLMMGVHDHIPELGCGIGDALLRPHRSYLAPVLPLVRDGLIHGMAHITGGGLTDNVPRVLPEGTAARIDRSSWDVPALFTWLVTRGDVPDEDAWRTFNMGIGLVLVVPAQEVNHVLERLAEAGESEGRVIGEIVAGEQRVVYV, encoded by the coding sequence ATGGACTACAAGTCGTCTGGAGTGGACATCGACGCGGGGCACGAGGTGGTGCGCCGGATCCGCGGGCTCGCCAAGGGCACGTTCACGCCCGGTGTGCTGTCCGACATCGGCAGCTTCGGCGGGCTCTTCCACCTGCAGGCCGCCGGCGGCACCGACCCGGTGCTGGTGGCGAGCGCCGACGGCGTCGGCACCAAGCTGAAGGTGGCGTTCATGATGAACCGCCACACCACCATCGGCGAGGACCTGGTCAACCACTGCGTCAACGACATCCTGGTGCAGGGGGCGCGACCGCTCTTCTTCCTCGACTACCTCGCCACCGGCACCCTGACGCCCGACGTCGCCGTGGACATCGTCGACGGCCTCGCCCGCGCGTGCCGCGCCAACGGCTGCGCGCTGCTCGGCGGCGAGACGGCGGAGATGCCCGGGTTCTACGCCAATCGCGAGTACGACCTGGCCGGCTTCATCGTCGGCATGGTCGAGCGCGGGCAGGTGCTCACGGGCGAGCGCATCCGGGTCGGCGACGCCCTGATCGGCCTGCCGTCGTCGGGGCTGCACACCAATGGCTACTCGCTGGCCCGCCGCATCGTGTTCGACACGCTGATGATGGGGGTCCACGACCACATCCCCGAACTCGGGTGCGGCATCGGCGACGCGCTGCTGCGGCCCCATCGCTCGTACCTCGCGCCGGTGCTGCCGCTGGTGCGCGACGGGCTGATCCACGGCATGGCGCACATCACCGGCGGCGGCCTCACCGACAACGTGCCCCGTGTGCTGCCGGAGGGCACCGCGGCGCGCATCGACCGCTCGTCGTGGGACGTGCCGGCCCTGTTCACGTGGCTGGTCACCCGCGGCGACGTGCCCGACGAGGACGCCTGGCGCACCTTCAACATGGGCATCGGGCTGGTGCTGGTCGTGCCGGCGCAGGAGGTCAACCACGTCCTCGAGCGCCTCGCCGAGGCCGGCGAGTCCGAAGGCCGCGTCATCGGCGAGATCGTGGCCGGCGAGCAGCGGGTCGTGTACGTGTGA
- a CDS encoding PilZ domain-containing protein — translation MATPPVPQPYSGPERRAHPRIPAAAVPHLTAMVAGGAPVRLLDLSKRGVQIETSVHMRPGATVRIRFVSGDSATTLTGAVVRCTSAVIEEAGEVTYHTGLAFTDEISLGAEEIGAATHAAADPPPHADDPADDYTMIVMDGRTAEGPRHRTLAEW, via the coding sequence ATGGCCACACCCCCAGTCCCGCAACCGTATTCAGGTCCGGAGCGTCGTGCGCACCCGCGCATTCCCGCGGCCGCGGTGCCCCACCTGACGGCCATGGTGGCCGGGGGGGCGCCGGTGCGGCTGCTGGACCTGTCGAAGCGGGGCGTGCAGATCGAGACGTCCGTGCACATGCGCCCCGGCGCGACCGTCCGCATCCGGTTCGTCTCGGGCGATTCGGCCACGACGCTGACGGGGGCGGTCGTGCGCTGCACGTCGGCGGTCATCGAGGAGGCCGGCGAGGTGACGTACCATACGGGCTTGGCTTTCACGGATGAGATTTCGCTCGGCGCCGAGGAGATCGGCGCAGCGACTCATGCCGCGGCCGACCCGCCACCGCACGCCGATGACCCTGCCGACGACTACACGATGATCGTGATGGACGGACGCACGGCCGAGGGACCGCGCCACAGGACGCTCGCCGAGTGGTGA
- the purN gene encoding phosphoribosylglycinamide formyltransferase, giving the protein MPIERNLPATDTSLPVLGVLISGRGSNLRALMTAIDEGRLRARIGVVISNRPDAAGLAHASSAGVPAVVIDHKAFGGRADFEDALVARLGEAGVQVVCLAGFMRILSPVFLERFGGPVLNVHPSLLPSFVGVDAQRQAWEHGVKVAGVTVHLVTPELDAGPIVAQAAVPVLDDDTPETLAARILVEEHRIYPAAVALVAAGGWRIEGRRFVRGR; this is encoded by the coding sequence ATGCCGATTGAGAGGAACTTGCCCGCGACCGACACGTCCCTGCCCGTGCTCGGCGTCCTGATCTCCGGGCGCGGCAGCAACCTGCGGGCGCTCATGACCGCCATCGACGAGGGGCGGCTTCGGGCCCGCATCGGCGTGGTGATCAGCAATCGCCCCGATGCGGCCGGTCTCGCCCATGCCTCGTCGGCCGGCGTGCCCGCCGTCGTCATCGATCACAAGGCCTTCGGGGGCCGTGCAGACTTCGAGGACGCCCTCGTGGCGCGGCTGGGCGAGGCGGGCGTCCAGGTGGTGTGCCTGGCCGGCTTCATGCGCATCCTGAGCCCGGTCTTCCTCGAGCGGTTCGGCGGCCCCGTGCTCAACGTCCACCCCTCGCTGTTGCCGTCGTTCGTCGGTGTCGATGCCCAGCGACAGGCCTGGGAGCACGGCGTCAAGGTCGCCGGGGTGACCGTGCACCTGGTCACTCCCGAACTCGATGCCGGCCCGATCGTCGCGCAGGCCGCCGTTCCGGTACTCGACGACGACACGCCCGAGACGCTGGCGGCGCGCATCCTTGTCGAGGAGCACCGCATCTACCCCGCGGCCGTGGCGTTGGTGGCGGCAGGCGGATGGCGGATCGAGGGCCGCCGCTTCGTCCGCGGGCGGTGA
- a CDS encoding metallophosphoesterase → MPAARTSPRRFSRRTLLRTGTGLAAGLVVGEGAYGALYERHHLGVTRADLPCRGLPEALDGLRIGLITDTHHSAWTSLEFIAAAVDLVREAAPDMVVLGGDYITRRSRHYTAQAAAPFAALRPKEGLFGVLGNHDDNAGVPRVLRRAGVTVLDDARTRITVRGERLDLVGLNYWTRDLASLQRLARGRTPFTILLAHDPRRLYEAAALDIPLVLSGHTHGGQLALPVIGRLATDKYPVAQGIGHERDTTLFVSRGVGTVLVPCRLNCPPEVAIVTLRRRREA, encoded by the coding sequence ATGCCCGCCGCCCGCACCTCGCCCCGACGCTTCAGCCGGCGCACGCTGCTCAGGACCGGCACCGGGCTCGCGGCCGGGCTCGTCGTCGGCGAAGGCGCCTACGGCGCGCTGTACGAACGCCACCACCTCGGAGTGACCCGCGCCGACCTGCCCTGTCGCGGGTTGCCCGAAGCGCTCGACGGGCTACGCATCGGGCTGATCACCGACACGCACCACAGCGCCTGGACCAGCCTCGAGTTCATCGCCGCAGCCGTCGACCTCGTGCGCGAGGCCGCGCCCGACATGGTGGTGCTCGGCGGTGACTACATCACCCGCCGCAGCCGTCACTACACGGCGCAGGCGGCGGCGCCGTTCGCCGCGCTCCGCCCGAAGGAGGGCCTGTTCGGCGTGCTCGGCAACCACGACGACAACGCGGGTGTGCCGCGCGTGCTGCGTCGGGCCGGAGTGACCGTCCTCGACGACGCCCGGACGCGCATCACGGTTCGCGGGGAGCGCCTCGACCTCGTGGGCCTGAACTACTGGACGCGCGACCTGGCGAGCCTGCAGCGGCTGGCGCGCGGGCGCACGCCCTTCACCATCCTGCTCGCACACGACCCGCGCCGCCTGTACGAGGCGGCGGCCCTCGACATCCCGCTCGTGCTCTCGGGGCACACCCACGGCGGCCAGCTCGCGCTGCCGGTGATTGGACGCCTCGCCACCGACAAGTACCCGGTGGCGCAGGGGATCGGGCATGAACGCGACACCACGCTCTTCGTCAGTCGCGGCGTCGGCACCGTGCTCGTGCCCTGCCGTCTCAACTGCCCGCCCGAGGTCGCGATCGTCACGCTGCGCCGCCGACGCGAGGCCTGA
- a CDS encoding PAS domain-containing protein: protein MRALLVALAVPDPASLRAALQAALGATSVDLCQAPEAAVTWLENRPCDLVAVAGDEPGLVEVIARLRRVSRTLPLLALVPDGSSRTAGAAWLAGADEVAGISALVAGMTLEGLDEVRHPERDVLRRLQRLWHAGPGDALRQALAGRLASRFRDVGLSAEGLAGLTTQDVESPQSAALVVNATTDAEALVLGIRRVKRTYPGLAIVVVADAVLHDAFRRAGADECLGAGPDPDAVLHAVARAQAACRAALDLETARSRETRLRALVEHLPEAVMLVSPEHAVLAVNLAALRLIGAQDARQVLGSPLDPWLDLGQDQLEGALQLVDGVATGATRELFTRTRHLADPRPLLLRAVPFQREGGGAPAALIVLRDAQHTPAIDAITPSADQAAAMEAERESWRTQQQAWEEARAAWEIERADLTARVDTLTADAETSLTLAERLAQTQAALADAEARLQGLDEARARLARVDALGIDIDALPGLVDAATRLAVLEHEEVPALLARAQAQQHAHDEQLARLTEVVASLEGTRAERDAAIEAASLAQARVDDLEARLAGTALPPVAAATPAVASPRAEAGSATSIQRWMLEDVARVGFVRTTTDGRVIDANDRAARLCGLPDATALLDARHLPDAIAALAEGEQAATVRFESCLLTADGASRWIAGARLAAVDGADDFTWLLAECPEARTADAARDNAALLEALADECLAIVEAPSTGPRGPRALDAQPAAEPAGQAALARARVLLAQLATVRRRRQARVAVDDLTGHLTALDPLLARLATDDVNWVASCPDTVIHVPVAPPDVERCLTAAVATMGEALPLGGHLSLRVASCDEHVAGDAHAPAPMRRPAVEIRLEAQGFGVRAPVPSQGLRDLVSGIGGTLETGQDHELSAHLVVRLPRALAIAHAA, encoded by the coding sequence ATGCGTGCGCTGCTCGTCGCCCTCGCCGTCCCCGACCCGGCCTCGCTTCGCGCGGCGCTGCAGGCAGCCCTGGGCGCCACCTCGGTGGACCTGTGCCAGGCGCCCGAGGCGGCGGTCACCTGGCTCGAGAACCGACCCTGCGATCTGGTCGCCGTGGCTGGCGACGAACCCGGGCTGGTCGAGGTCATCGCGCGGCTCCGACGAGTGAGCAGGACGCTGCCCTTGCTGGCCCTCGTGCCGGACGGGTCGTCGCGAACGGCCGGCGCGGCGTGGCTGGCAGGCGCCGATGAAGTGGCCGGCATCTCGGCGCTGGTCGCCGGCATGACCCTCGAAGGGCTCGACGAGGTCCGTCACCCCGAACGCGATGTCCTGCGGCGCCTCCAGCGCCTCTGGCACGCCGGCCCGGGCGACGCCCTCCGACAGGCGCTCGCCGGACGCCTCGCCTCCCGCTTCCGCGACGTCGGCCTGAGCGCCGAGGGGCTGGCCGGACTGACCACGCAGGACGTCGAGAGTCCGCAGTCGGCGGCGCTGGTCGTCAACGCGACGACCGACGCCGAGGCGCTCGTCCTCGGCATCCGGCGCGTCAAGCGCACCTACCCCGGGCTGGCGATCGTCGTGGTCGCCGACGCCGTCCTCCACGACGCGTTCCGCCGCGCCGGCGCCGACGAATGCCTCGGTGCGGGGCCCGACCCCGACGCGGTGCTGCACGCCGTGGCGCGGGCGCAGGCCGCCTGCCGCGCCGCGCTCGATCTCGAGACGGCACGCTCGCGGGAAACCCGCCTCCGCGCCCTCGTCGAACACCTGCCGGAAGCGGTGATGCTGGTGTCGCCCGAGCACGCGGTGCTGGCCGTCAACCTCGCTGCCCTGCGCCTGATCGGCGCGCAGGACGCGCGGCAGGTGCTCGGCTCGCCGCTCGACCCATGGCTCGACCTCGGGCAGGACCAGCTCGAAGGCGCCCTGCAGTTGGTGGATGGCGTGGCGACGGGCGCGACGCGCGAGCTGTTCACGCGCACGCGCCACCTGGCCGATCCACGTCCGCTGCTGCTGCGCGCGGTGCCCTTCCAGCGGGAGGGCGGCGGCGCTCCGGCGGCGCTCATCGTGCTGCGCGACGCCCAGCACACGCCGGCCATCGACGCGATCACCCCGTCGGCCGACCAGGCTGCGGCGATGGAGGCCGAACGCGAGTCCTGGCGGACACAACAGCAGGCCTGGGAGGAGGCACGCGCGGCCTGGGAGATCGAGCGGGCCGACCTCACGGCCCGAGTCGACACCCTGACCGCGGACGCAGAGACCTCCCTGACCCTTGCCGAGCGACTCGCACAGACGCAGGCAGCACTGGCCGACGCCGAGGCGCGCCTGCAGGGTCTCGACGAGGCACGGGCCCGGCTGGCGCGAGTGGACGCCCTGGGAATCGACATCGACGCGCTGCCAGGGCTGGTGGACGCGGCGACGCGCCTGGCCGTGCTCGAACACGAGGAGGTGCCGGCGCTGCTGGCGCGCGCGCAGGCGCAACAGCATGCCCATGACGAGCAGCTGGCGCGGCTGACGGAAGTGGTGGCGTCCCTCGAGGGCACGCGCGCCGAGCGCGATGCGGCCATCGAGGCGGCAAGCCTGGCACAGGCACGCGTTGATGATCTCGAGGCACGACTCGCCGGCACCGCCCTGCCGCCCGTCGCGGCCGCGACACCCGCCGTCGCGTCGCCTCGTGCCGAGGCTGGTTCCGCCACGTCCATCCAGCGCTGGATGCTCGAGGACGTCGCGCGGGTCGGGTTCGTGCGGACCACCACGGACGGGCGGGTCATCGACGCCAACGACCGCGCCGCGCGACTCTGTGGCCTGCCCGATGCGACCGCCTTGCTGGATGCCCGGCACCTGCCGGACGCCATCGCGGCGCTGGCCGAGGGCGAACAGGCAGCGACCGTGCGATTCGAATCCTGCCTCCTGACGGCCGATGGCGCGTCCCGCTGGATCGCCGGAGCGCGACTGGCAGCGGTCGACGGCGCCGACGACTTCACGTGGCTGCTGGCAGAGTGCCCGGAAGCGCGAACCGCCGACGCCGCGCGCGACAACGCGGCGCTCCTCGAGGCACTCGCCGACGAGTGCCTCGCCATCGTCGAGGCGCCATCGACGGGGCCACGCGGCCCGCGGGCGCTCGACGCGCAGCCAGCCGCCGAACCCGCTGGCCAGGCGGCCCTGGCCCGGGCCCGCGTGCTGCTGGCGCAACTGGCGACGGTGCGGCGGCGACGGCAGGCACGCGTGGCGGTCGACGACCTGACCGGCCATCTGACGGCGCTCGACCCGCTCCTCGCGCGGCTGGCCACCGACGACGTGAACTGGGTCGCCAGCTGCCCCGACACGGTGATCCACGTGCCGGTGGCGCCGCCCGACGTCGAACGCTGCCTGACGGCGGCGGTGGCCACGATGGGCGAGGCATTGCCGCTCGGGGGGCATCTCTCCCTGAGGGTCGCCTCGTGTGACGAGCACGTGGCGGGGGATGCCCACGCGCCGGCGCCGATGCGCCGGCCAGCGGTCGAGATCCGCCTCGAGGCGCAGGGGTTCGGCGTCCGGGCGCCCGTGCCGTCGCAGGGCCTGCGCGATCTGGTCTCGGGGATCGGCGGCACGCTGGAGACGGGCCAGGATCACGAGCTTTCGGCCCATCTCGTGGTGCGCCTGCCCCGCGCCCTCGCAATCGCGCACGCCGCCTGA
- a CDS encoding PilZ domain-containing protein, which yields MPDAPNRRHHRRLPAHLLPSLTARLSGGSAVRLLDVSRRGVRLETSMHMRPGQTVCIRFVAADATVTLSAAVVRASVAHLQADGVRYETALSLAGDLLLCDQLHDAAHQPADAGVEASTATDDALAAVVDYTVVVQGSPDVPTLLHGLQANSW from the coding sequence ATGCCGGACGCACCGAACCGCCGCCACCACCGGCGTCTGCCTGCCCATCTCCTGCCGTCGCTCACCGCGCGCCTCAGCGGTGGATCGGCCGTGCGCCTGCTCGACGTGTCGCGCCGGGGCGTCCGACTCGAGACCAGCATGCACATGCGCCCGGGGCAGACCGTCTGCATCCGGTTCGTCGCCGCCGACGCCACCGTGACGCTCAGCGCCGCCGTCGTTCGCGCCAGCGTCGCGCACCTGCAGGCCGACGGCGTGCGCTACGAGACCGCCCTCTCGCTGGCGGGCGACCTGCTGCTGTGTGATCAGCTCCACGACGCCGCGCACCAGCCGGCCGACGCCGGGGTCGAGGCCTCCACGGCCACCGACGATGCCCTCGCTGCGGTGGTCGACTACACCGTGGTGGTGCAGGGATCGCCGGACGTGCCGACGCTGCTCCACGGCCTTCAGGCCAACAGCTGGTAG
- a CDS encoding PilZ domain-containing protein, whose protein sequence is MTRHDRRRPAHTERRSQRRVPASQLQALSAHLSGGARVALLDVSQGGVRLETTRHMRPGQRVSVRFSIDGHLVTVNAHVVRASVVHVHPEEVRYETGLRLCEELSCHLIDFALLERRTGGGAVDGAVDDEEDVVDAGSTDEVSDLVFVPAADEAVHQEFGRGWWLASRRRRARVIHGLTAG, encoded by the coding sequence ATGACCCGTCACGATCGTCGTCGTCCCGCACACACCGAACGCCGCAGCCAACGGCGCGTGCCCGCGTCCCAGCTGCAGGCCCTCTCGGCCCACCTCAGCGGAGGCGCTCGCGTCGCCCTGCTCGACGTGTCGCAGGGCGGCGTGCGGCTCGAGACGACGCGCCACATGCGACCCGGCCAACGCGTCAGCGTCCGCTTCTCCATCGACGGCCACCTGGTGACCGTCAACGCCCACGTGGTGCGGGCCTCCGTCGTGCACGTCCACCCGGAGGAAGTCCGGTACGAGACCGGACTCCGCCTGTGCGAGGAGCTGTCCTGCCACCTGATCGACTTCGCCCTGCTGGAGCGCAGGACCGGGGGCGGCGCCGTTGACGGCGCGGTGGACGACGAGGAGGACGTGGTCGACGCGGGCAGCACCGACGAGGTGTCCGATCTGGTGTTCGTGCCGGCCGCCGACGAGGCCGTGCACCAGGAGTTCGGGCGCGGGTGGTGGCTCGCCAGCCGACGACGGCGGGCGCGCGTCATCCATGGCCTGACGGCCGGGTGA
- the tyrS gene encoding tyrosine--tRNA ligase: protein MQLDEQLAYLTRGCVDVVRLSDLRTRLVERQAAGRPLVVKVGFDPTAPDLHLGHTVLIRKMKHFQDLGHTVVFLIGDFTGLIGDPTGRSKTRPPLTPEAVQANADTYRQQVFRILDPEKTVVDFNSRWLGSLSSTDWVKLAARYNVAQMLERRDFRKRYEAGEPIALHEFLYPLSQGYDSVFLQADVELGGTDQLFNLNVGRDIMPAYGLPAQIIMTVPLLVGLDGVEKMSKSLGNYVGIDEPAEEMVRKIVEDFRGSDEVMWTWFTLLTDLPSAGIEARKTAFSRGEVTAAALRYELAGLIVGDYHGAAAAAAAAAAVRARHAARQGQGAGDDLPLCRVAAGQLLRKVLVETGLASSGSDATRKIAQGGVRVDGAAVTDINAVVAAGIWTIQAGKKLIARVQAD, encoded by the coding sequence ATGCAGCTCGACGAACAACTGGCATACCTGACCCGAGGCTGTGTGGACGTGGTGCGGCTTTCCGACCTCCGGACGAGGCTCGTGGAGCGGCAGGCCGCGGGCCGTCCGCTGGTGGTCAAGGTCGGTTTTGACCCGACGGCCCCGGACCTCCACCTCGGTCATACGGTGCTCATCAGGAAGATGAAGCACTTCCAGGATCTCGGGCACACCGTGGTGTTCCTGATCGGCGACTTCACCGGGCTGATTGGCGATCCGACGGGGCGGTCGAAGACGCGCCCGCCCCTGACGCCCGAGGCGGTGCAGGCCAACGCCGACACGTACCGGCAGCAGGTCTTCCGGATCCTCGATCCCGAGAAGACGGTGGTGGACTTCAACAGCCGCTGGCTCGGGTCGCTCTCGAGCACCGACTGGGTGAAGCTGGCCGCGCGCTACAACGTGGCGCAGATGCTGGAGCGTCGGGACTTCCGGAAGCGGTACGAGGCCGGCGAGCCCATTGCGCTCCACGAGTTCCTCTATCCGCTCAGCCAGGGGTACGACTCGGTGTTCCTGCAGGCCGACGTCGAGCTCGGCGGCACCGATCAGTTGTTCAACCTCAACGTCGGGCGCGACATCATGCCGGCCTACGGGTTGCCGGCGCAGATCATCATGACCGTGCCGTTGCTGGTGGGGCTGGACGGCGTCGAGAAGATGTCCAAGAGCCTCGGCAACTACGTCGGGATCGACGAGCCCGCGGAGGAGATGGTGCGGAAGATCGTCGAGGACTTCCGCGGCAGCGACGAGGTGATGTGGACCTGGTTCACGCTGCTGACCGACCTGCCGTCGGCCGGGATCGAGGCGCGCAAGACGGCGTTCTCGCGGGGCGAGGTGACGGCCGCGGCGTTGCGGTACGAGCTGGCGGGGCTGATCGTCGGCGATTACCACGGTGCGGCGGCGGCCGCGGCGGCGGCCGCGGCGGTGCGGGCGCGGCATGCGGCGCGTCAGGGGCAGGGCGCGGGCGACGACCTGCCGCTGTGCCGTGTGGCGGCGGGGCAACTGCTGCGCAAGGTGCTGGTCGAGACGGGCCTGGCCTCGTCGGGCAGCGACGCGACGCGCAAGATTGCGCAGGGCGGCGTGCGGGTGGACGGCGCGGCGGTCACCGACATCAACGCGGTGGTGGCGGCCGGGATCTGGACGATTCAGGCGGGAAAGAAACTGATTGCGCGGGTCCAGGCCGACTGA